The following are from one region of the Salvia splendens isolate huo1 chromosome 2, SspV2, whole genome shotgun sequence genome:
- the LOC121778905 gene encoding uncharacterized mitochondrial protein AtMg00810-like: protein MMLALAAIKGWSLTHLDINNAFHYGDLEEDIYMTLPPGLEVDWMAVEGATPDSTLSASDHSFFYKSDGAAGFFGIVVYVDDILVATTDPEMTNSFKDFLTQHFKFKGLGVPKYFLGLEIARNKKGIQVCQRKYTMDLLKDTGFLECKPSSVPMGPVKKLQLDSGSLLEDASKYRRLIGRLLYMCITRPDITFVVHKLSQYVSKPCIEHWQAVERVLKYLKGTPGHGLFYSSSSKPTLSIFSDADWAACPDTRKSMTGYCLFHGNSMIS from the exons ATGATGCTGGCTCTAGCTGCTATCAAGGGATGGTCTCTGACTCATTTGGACATCAACAATGCTTTCCACTATGGTGATCTAGAAGAAGACATTTATATGACATTACCACCGGGGCTTGAAGTGGACTGGATGGCTGTTGAGGGGGCTACACCAGATTCAACTTTA TCAGCGTCCGATCATTCTTTCTTCTATAAATCAGATGGAGCAGCTGGATTCTTTGGCATAGTggtatatgttgatgatatctTGGTTGCCACCACTGATCCAGAAATGACTAATAGCTTCAAGGATTTCCTCACACAACACTTCAAGTTCAAGGGTCTTGGAGTCCCAAAATATTTCCTTGGACTTGAGATagcaagaaataagaaaggaatcCAAGTTTGTCAAAGGAAATACACCATGGATCTTCTTAAAGATACAGGCTTCTTGGAATGTAAACCATCTTCTGTTCCCATGGGTCCAGTTAAGAAGTTGCAGCTGGATTCAGGTTCACTTTTAGAAGATGCTTCTAAATATAGAAGACTCATTGGAAGACTCTTGTATATGTGCATAACTCGGCCAGATATCACCTTTGTTGTACACAAGTTGAGTCAATATGTGTCGAAACCTTGCATTGAACACTGGCAAGCAGTTGAAAGAGTTCTGAAATATCTCAAGGGAACTCCAGGTCATGGATTATTTTACTCCAGCAGCAGCAAACCTACTCTGAGCATATTTTcggatgcagattgggcagcaTGTCCAGATACCAGGAAGTCCATGACTGGGTATTGTCTATTCCATGGAAATTCTATGATTTCTTAG
- the LOC121792355 gene encoding pentatricopeptide repeat-containing protein At5g42450, mitochondrial-like, translated as MSFVPALIRQKRLAILGQCSFQTNSISRAESHASFWNPDAHQLLDELPQRDVKSVTALICQFAKQNRHAEAIACFTRMHLFDIKPNEYTLATVIHSSAALKDLRLGKQIQSYAVKAGLCSNVFPGSAILDLYVKLGSFDAILRAFEDINHPNVFSYASLIRGYTKEGRLDEAGDVFRSMPERNVVCWNTMISGCSQSGRNEEAVNLFNEMFREGVNLPSVDA; from the coding sequence ATGTCGTTTGTGCCTGCTTTGATTCGGCAGAAAAGGTTGGCCATTCTTGGACAATGCTCCTTCCAAACCAATTCCATATCACGCGCAGAATCCCACGCTTCCTTCTGGAATCCGGACGCCCACCAGCTGCTCGACGAATTGCCCCAACGCGACGTAAAATCAGTGACAGCTTTGATATGCCAATTTGCGAAACAAAATCGACATGCAGAGGCCATTGCTTGCTTTACAAGAATGCACCTTTTCGACATCAAACCCAACGAGTACACTCTCGCTACTGTCATTCACTCCTCCGCTGCCCTCAAAGACCTCCGCCTCGGCAAACAGATTCAATCCTACGCTGTGAAAGCCGGATTATGCTCCAACGTTTTCCCAGGCAGCGCCATTTTGGATCTCTACGTCAAGTTGGGCAGTTTTGACGCCATTCTGAGAGCTTTCGAGGATATCAATCACCCAAACGTGTTCTCCTACGCCTCGTTGATCCGTGGCTACACGAAGGAAGGAAGATTAGATGAAGCCGGGGATGTTTTCCGATCGATGCCCGAGAGGAATGTGGTTTGTTGGAACACCATGATCAGCGGGTGCAGCCAATCGGGGAGGAACGAGGAAGCTGTGAATCTGTTCAATGAGATGTTCAGAGAGGGCGTTAATCTTCCAAGTGTGGATGCTTAA